One Roseimaritima multifibrata DNA window includes the following coding sequences:
- a CDS encoding acyl carrier protein, with protein sequence MGLDAVEIVMNVEDHFGITIQNTEAEHVRTVADLVTLIHGRIAVAHESYCPTLPAFLKLRTNVRDAIGDHTYRIRPRQRIVDRLTVTQRRQLWNRLSEMLGSPPRGLRRPRLLRQLLGISVVTLLGIALIAAVAIDLRILPVTLVVAAFCIFLLHIVTVPFRTVPPAEWVTFGDITTKIVSVTSATKQLQLRTADDVLCELRPLIVDVLGVDIDEVVPDARFVEDLGVG encoded by the coding sequence ATGGGACTTGATGCTGTCGAAATCGTAATGAATGTTGAAGACCACTTCGGCATCACGATCCAGAACACGGAGGCGGAACATGTCCGCACCGTTGCGGATCTCGTCACGCTAATACATGGTCGCATCGCCGTAGCACACGAATCGTATTGTCCGACGCTTCCCGCGTTCCTGAAGTTGCGGACAAACGTTCGCGATGCGATTGGCGATCACACATACCGAATTCGACCTCGACAACGCATTGTCGACCGGCTGACGGTTACCCAACGCCGTCAACTGTGGAATCGGCTTTCCGAAATGCTTGGTTCGCCGCCCCGAGGTTTGCGCCGCCCACGTTTACTCCGACAATTACTCGGCATTTCCGTAGTTACCCTTCTTGGCATCGCCTTAATTGCTGCGGTAGCGATCGACCTTCGCATTTTGCCCGTGACACTTGTGGTCGCTGCCTTCTGTATATTCCTGTTGCACATCGTCACGGTTCCGTTCCGAACGGTGCCTCCCGCAGAATGGGTTACATTTGGGGACATCACGACTAAAATTGTGAGTGTTACTTCCGCGACCAAACAATTACAGCTTCGCACTGCCGATGATGTTCTTTGCGAACTACGCCCACTGATTGTGGACGTACTGGGTGTTGACATTGACGAAGTAGTTCCCGACGCTCGCTTCGTTGAGGACCTTGGCGTCGGATAG
- a CDS encoding integron integrase, translating into MGEGNPGRIDPSEPLAVRQLRERMRVIRHPKSTEDAYVGWIKQLVRHMDDEHLEKYGEREISDFLTELAVTRGVVAGTQNQALSAIKFLFEKVYGRELGFINSMRARESLFLPTVLTKSEISKMLDKIRNRNRVMFLLMYGSGLRHRECRTLRIKDVCFDNRQITVRDGKGQKDRITVLPEVLIECLRNQIASARVLHEQDLDEGFGNVYLPFALARKYPSAERQLCWQYVFPAGRRSLDKRSGTIRRHHVYENTFCDGFRKALRLTNIDKPAVPHTLRHSFATHMLEDGADIRTVQELLGHKDVKTTMIYTHVMNRPGLAVTSPLDRLMKANA; encoded by the coding sequence TTGGGCGAAGGGAATCCGGGACGAATCGATCCATCAGAGCCTCTCGCCGTCCGCCAGTTACGTGAACGGATGCGGGTGATCCGACACCCTAAAAGTACGGAAGATGCCTATGTCGGCTGGATCAAACAACTGGTTCGCCATATGGATGACGAACATCTGGAAAAATATGGTGAACGTGAAATCTCCGATTTTTTAACCGAATTGGCTGTAACGCGCGGAGTCGTTGCAGGGACTCAAAACCAAGCTCTCTCGGCCATTAAATTTCTTTTCGAGAAAGTCTATGGGCGGGAACTGGGCTTCATCAATTCAATGCGTGCACGTGAGAGCCTATTTCTGCCGACGGTGCTTACGAAATCCGAAATTTCCAAGATGCTGGATAAAATTCGCAACCGCAATCGCGTCATGTTTCTGCTGATGTACGGCAGCGGACTTCGGCATCGCGAATGCCGGACGCTTCGCATCAAGGATGTCTGTTTCGACAACCGCCAAATCACCGTCCGCGACGGCAAAGGACAAAAGGACCGAATCACCGTGCTTCCCGAAGTTTTAATCGAGTGCTTAAGAAATCAAATCGCCTCGGCGCGCGTGCTTCACGAACAGGACCTGGACGAAGGCTTCGGCAATGTCTATCTCCCTTTCGCTTTGGCGCGAAAGTATCCCAGCGCCGAACGTCAACTCTGCTGGCAATACGTGTTTCCTGCCGGTCGTCGCTCTCTTGATAAGCGGAGCGGGACGATCCGCCGTCATCACGTCTACGAAAACACCTTCTGTGACGGATTTAGAAAAGCGCTGCGATTAACAAACATTGACAAACCTGCCGTTCCGCATACTTTGCGACACAGTTTTGCCACCCATATGCTGGAGGACGGCGCCGATATCCGCACGGTGCAAGAACTGCTTGGGCACAAAGACGTAAAGACGACGATGATTTACACGCATGTGATGAACCGTCCTGGATTGGCCGTTACCAGTCCGCTTGACCGGCTGATGAAAGCGAACGCTTGA
- a CDS encoding asparagine synthase-related protein — MSFSTMSDGRWIDLIDPAGNVLLNQSPSQAAQAVRDGDINGIAGINGQFAICQQAEDKLRFARTIARPMRYYQASARGKNCLIVAERIDEIYCQLAKLGMAGQFVPSATRMVPAHHLVEVDLPLHEATGGDVPVAAPRMERFLVPPQERWPADISLIGSRYVGRLLAACQAWLEGLDPKQPIGVLFSGGVDSGSVLIVLAHLLKEAGEDIGRLTPFTLAVDDSGEDVAQARQFLQQTGIDLDLEVMQVPLSDVDYRDAIGVIEDYKPLDVQSATMALAMCRAIRAKYPEWQYLIDGDGGDENLKDYPLEDHQSLSMQDVLGNRLLYQEGWGIDALKHSQTYSGGQSRGHVRTWAPARRYGFQGFSPYALPTVIEAAEQIPFVELTEWNPELLYSLKGKVVAAGVREWTGVEMPRFEKRRFQRGAVAASTFDSLFPANAQTYRDTFATRFSTEALAKTVCP; from the coding sequence GTGTCCTTCTCCACTATGTCGGACGGACGCTGGATCGACTTGATCGACCCTGCCGGGAATGTGCTTCTGAATCAGTCGCCCAGCCAAGCTGCCCAAGCCGTCAGGGACGGCGATATCAACGGAATTGCTGGTATTAACGGACAATTCGCGATCTGTCAGCAAGCCGAAGACAAACTTCGTTTTGCGCGAACCATCGCCCGCCCAATGAGGTACTACCAAGCGTCTGCTAGGGGCAAGAACTGCCTAATCGTCGCAGAACGAATAGACGAAATATATTGCCAATTAGCAAAGTTAGGGATGGCTGGGCAGTTTGTACCGTCTGCCACTCGGATGGTACCAGCCCACCATTTGGTAGAGGTCGACCTTCCGTTGCATGAGGCCACCGGGGGGGATGTACCGGTGGCAGCCCCTCGGATGGAAAGGTTCTTGGTGCCTCCCCAGGAACGTTGGCCGGCTGATATTTCATTGATCGGGTCACGTTACGTCGGCCGTTTGCTGGCCGCCTGCCAGGCTTGGCTGGAAGGTCTTGATCCCAAGCAACCGATCGGTGTCCTCTTTTCAGGAGGGGTCGATAGTGGTTCGGTGCTGATCGTCCTTGCACATCTTCTAAAGGAAGCTGGCGAGGATATTGGGCGTCTGACCCCTTTTACGTTGGCTGTAGACGATTCGGGTGAGGATGTTGCGCAGGCTCGCCAATTCTTGCAACAGACCGGGATCGATCTAGACCTAGAGGTCATGCAGGTTCCGCTTTCGGATGTCGACTACCGCGATGCGATCGGAGTGATCGAAGACTACAAACCGCTGGATGTCCAATCGGCGACGATGGCCTTGGCGATGTGCCGAGCGATCCGGGCCAAGTATCCCGAGTGGCAATATTTGATTGATGGCGATGGCGGCGACGAAAATTTAAAGGACTACCCGCTAGAGGATCACCAGTCGCTTAGCATGCAAGACGTCCTCGGGAATCGGTTGCTCTACCAGGAAGGCTGGGGGATCGATGCGCTGAAACATTCTCAGACGTACAGCGGCGGGCAAAGTCGAGGCCATGTGCGGACCTGGGCGCCGGCGCGTCGCTACGGGTTCCAGGGCTTCAGCCCGTACGCGCTGCCAACGGTCATCGAAGCTGCCGAGCAAATCCCGTTTGTTGAATTAACCGAATGGAATCCAGAGCTTCTCTATTCGCTTAAAGGCAAAGTGGTCGCCGCTGGCGTTCGAGAATGGACGGGGGTTGAAATGCCTCGGTTCGAGAAAAGGCGTTTTCAACGCGGCGCGGTAGCGGCTTCGACCTTCGACAGTCTGTTCCCGGCCAACGCACAGACCTATCGTGATACCTTCGCAACGCGTTTCAGTACCGAAGCCTTAGCGAAAACGGTATGCCCTTGA
- a CDS encoding aminotransferase class I/II-fold pyridoxal phosphate-dependent enzyme, producing the protein MLNLQRYFENGEPPRTNFLDILEYWSAQRVDLPAFHFTDGENETATLSYKQLWEEVRGLGGYLQSQGVTRNERVLLLYPPGLDFVIGFFACHAAGAIAVPAYPPRRNRKAGRIRSIAQDASSRFALSIDSVADQLGGENRHQDLQDIQMIGTDHPSKRDLANWKRPSLNADDIAVLQYTSGSTGAPKGVMLTHQNLIANCAQITYAFEPIGTKIGVTWLPTYHDMGLVGGVLQPVFFGKSNVFMSPMTFLQHPVKWLRAITHYGAHISGGPNFAYQLCVDKVGTDELEGLDLSSWKIAFNGAEPIRASTLEAFAEKFASVGFTREAFLPCYGMAETTLIVTGGPSSSRPFYRSFDRHALDNGDAITIDAKDDKARPLVGCGAIIPGERIEIVDPETHQILPAGKIGEFWIQGPSVGKGYWQSEEATKNTFEAHTADGEGPFLRTGDLGFISEDQFFVSGRLKDMIIIRGVNRYPQDIEQTVEQASDIVQAGAVAAFAMEHEGREQLVIVAETVRTRDIDRDEHLQAIRRAVMAEHELPPEAVYLVRNSSVPKTSSGKIQRHACFDAVRNDTLRVVAKWVRWEEAQSSARKNSAPAMQAAGTNQPSLNGQTVDADIVAAVVEHVRSVAQERAGHLDIDTNIVLDLGLDSLERMQIAHSLEQLFDGRFPQEVLEQVETIGDVARAIETHMGKSALSRIRQLSALDSDEMPAEKKEITEASYNFAQFPEYQRLQQTKSQLLMTGVPNPYFSVHESVLRDTTIVDGKEMVSFAAFNYIGMSGDPQVTQAAQEALQKYGTSVSASRLVSGEKPVHRELERKIADFVGVDSSITFVSGHGTNESTIGHLLGPGDLILHDSLSHNSIVQGALLSGARRRPFQHNDFEEVDRILHESRDHYRRVMVVGEGVYSMDGDFCDLPAAVEVCKRHKALLMIDEAHSIGTMGATGRGISEHFGIDPRDVDIWMGTLSKGLGSTGGYIAGPKELIELLQYTAPAFVFACGLSGPAAAATLKAIEVLEAEPQRVARLKENSELFLSLLRNAGVATGLSGGTPVVPVITGNSLVALRLSHRMALDGVSVPPILYPAVEESAARVRFFINCLHTEKQLRETAAKVIKHADAMGLLSESPQAAS; encoded by the coding sequence ATGTTGAATTTGCAGCGTTATTTTGAAAATGGCGAACCGCCACGCACCAATTTTCTCGATATTCTTGAGTATTGGAGTGCGCAGCGTGTCGACCTGCCAGCTTTCCATTTTACCGATGGCGAAAATGAAACCGCCACGCTGTCCTACAAACAACTATGGGAAGAGGTCCGCGGGCTAGGGGGATATTTACAGTCCCAGGGAGTCACACGCAATGAGCGGGTCCTGCTTCTTTATCCGCCCGGGCTGGATTTTGTCATTGGATTCTTCGCCTGCCACGCGGCCGGAGCGATCGCGGTTCCCGCCTACCCTCCACGGCGAAATCGCAAAGCGGGCCGAATCCGCTCGATCGCCCAAGACGCCTCTTCACGATTCGCCCTTTCGATCGACTCGGTCGCCGACCAATTGGGGGGCGAAAATCGGCATCAGGACCTACAAGACATCCAGATGATCGGGACCGATCACCCGAGCAAACGCGACCTTGCCAATTGGAAACGGCCGTCGCTCAACGCCGATGACATCGCGGTCCTACAGTACACTTCCGGTTCCACGGGGGCTCCCAAGGGAGTCATGCTGACCCATCAAAACCTGATCGCGAACTGTGCCCAAATCACTTACGCATTTGAACCGATCGGGACCAAAATCGGCGTCACTTGGCTGCCGACCTACCATGACATGGGATTGGTCGGCGGCGTCCTGCAACCGGTCTTCTTTGGCAAATCAAATGTCTTCATGAGCCCGATGACGTTTTTGCAGCACCCGGTCAAATGGCTGCGAGCCATCACGCATTATGGTGCACACATCAGCGGAGGCCCAAACTTCGCTTACCAGTTGTGCGTCGACAAAGTCGGCACCGACGAACTGGAAGGCCTAGACCTATCGAGCTGGAAAATCGCCTTCAACGGTGCCGAACCAATCCGAGCTTCCACTCTGGAAGCGTTTGCGGAAAAGTTCGCCTCGGTTGGTTTTACACGTGAAGCTTTCCTGCCCTGTTATGGGATGGCGGAAACCACGTTGATCGTGACCGGTGGACCAAGTTCCTCACGCCCGTTCTACCGCTCGTTTGATCGCCATGCTCTGGACAACGGGGATGCGATAACAATCGATGCCAAGGATGACAAGGCGCGTCCCTTGGTCGGTTGCGGTGCAATCATTCCCGGAGAACGAATCGAAATCGTTGATCCTGAAACCCACCAAATCCTTCCCGCTGGCAAGATTGGTGAATTCTGGATTCAGGGGCCAAGCGTCGGCAAAGGTTATTGGCAATCCGAAGAAGCGACCAAAAACACCTTCGAAGCTCACACCGCCGACGGTGAAGGTCCGTTCCTGCGAACGGGTGACCTTGGCTTTATTTCCGAGGATCAGTTTTTTGTCAGCGGCCGTTTAAAGGACATGATCATCATTCGCGGCGTCAATCGATATCCGCAGGATATTGAACAGACCGTCGAACAAGCGAGCGATATCGTGCAAGCCGGCGCCGTGGCGGCATTTGCGATGGAACATGAAGGGCGTGAGCAACTGGTCATTGTCGCAGAGACCGTTCGCACCCGAGACATCGACCGTGACGAACACCTGCAAGCGATCCGGCGCGCGGTGATGGCGGAACATGAATTGCCCCCGGAAGCGGTCTACTTGGTACGCAATAGCTCGGTACCCAAAACCAGCAGCGGAAAAATCCAAAGGCACGCCTGCTTCGATGCCGTCCGCAATGACACTCTAAGAGTCGTCGCGAAGTGGGTACGCTGGGAAGAAGCCCAATCTTCGGCAAGAAAAAACAGTGCCCCTGCGATGCAAGCGGCTGGCACCAACCAGCCCAGCCTTAACGGACAAACCGTTGACGCCGATATCGTCGCTGCAGTGGTCGAACATGTGCGGAGCGTTGCTCAAGAACGCGCCGGCCACTTGGACATCGACACCAATATCGTGCTGGATCTAGGGCTGGATTCCCTGGAACGGATGCAGATCGCTCATTCGCTGGAACAACTGTTCGACGGCCGCTTCCCTCAGGAAGTTCTCGAGCAAGTCGAAACGATTGGCGATGTGGCTCGAGCGATTGAAACGCACATGGGCAAATCGGCACTCTCCAGAATTCGTCAACTGTCGGCGTTGGATTCTGACGAAATGCCTGCGGAGAAAAAAGAGATCACCGAAGCCTCTTACAACTTCGCTCAGTTCCCCGAATACCAGCGTCTTCAGCAAACCAAATCCCAGTTACTGATGACGGGGGTCCCGAACCCTTATTTCTCGGTCCACGAATCGGTACTGCGTGATACCACCATCGTTGATGGTAAAGAGATGGTCAGTTTTGCGGCATTCAACTACATCGGAATGTCCGGCGATCCGCAAGTCACGCAAGCGGCTCAGGAAGCTTTGCAGAAATATGGCACCAGCGTGTCCGCCAGCCGCTTGGTTTCGGGCGAGAAACCGGTCCATCGTGAACTGGAACGAAAGATCGCGGACTTTGTTGGCGTTGATTCTTCGATCACGTTTGTCAGTGGCCACGGAACCAACGAATCGACCATCGGACATCTGCTGGGACCGGGAGACTTGATCCTCCATGATTCCCTTTCGCATAACAGTATTGTCCAGGGTGCGTTGCTTTCGGGAGCGAGACGTCGTCCGTTCCAACATAATGATTTTGAAGAAGTCGACCGGATCCTACATGAATCCCGAGACCACTACCGACGTGTGATGGTCGTGGGAGAAGGGGTCTACAGCATGGACGGGGACTTCTGCGATCTGCCGGCAGCCGTTGAAGTCTGCAAACGGCATAAAGCCCTATTGATGATCGACGAAGCCCACAGCATCGGCACGATGGGTGCGACCGGTCGCGGGATCAGCGAGCACTTTGGCATCGACCCAAGAGACGTCGATATTTGGATGGGTACGCTTAGCAAAGGCCTGGGATCGACGGGCGGTTACATCGCTGGCCCAAAAGAGCTGATCGAATTGCTGCAGTACACGGCCCCCGCGTTTGTGTTCGCTTGTGGACTATCGGGACCAGCCGCCGCGGCAACGCTAAAGGCCATCGAAGTCCTTGAAGCCGAACCACAACGCGTCGCTCGATTGAAAGAGAACAGCGAACTGTTCCTTTCCTTGCTGCGGAATGCCGGCGTCGCCACGGGACTTAGCGGAGGGACGCCCGTCGTCCCCGTGATCACAGGAAATTCGTTGGTGGCGCTGCGACTGTCGCACCGCATGGCACTGGATGGTGTCAGCGTGCCTCCGATCCTGTACCCCGCGGTGGAAGAATCGGCCGCGCGAGTCCGATTTTTCATCAACTGTTTGCATACCGAAAAACAGCTGCGTGAAACCGCCGCCAAGGTGATCAAACATGCCGACGCGATGGGCCTGCTGTCCGAAAGCCCACAAGCTGCCAGTTAG
- the queG gene encoding tRNA epoxyqueuosine(34) reductase QueG, whose protein sequence is MEPALSSVDPVELAAWLRQQASDHGFHLFGITQAATPNGFHHLSDWIEAGYAAEMDYIPKRLTAYEHPRHVMEGAQSLVMLGFPYRTSSPRTPGPLQGRVAKYAWGSADYHDLIHARLKQIKKTLAKNHPAIGCRGVVDSAPLMEREFAELAGLGWTGKNTLLINKLEGSYFLLSCLLLDVPLPASLPHATDHCGTCQRCLEACPTDAFVSPGILDSRRCISYLTIEHRDPIPHDLRPLMGDWLFGCDVCQDVCPWNRRGSEATDEAFEAAEDLNPIDLPGLFEWDDDQFRARFRKSPLWRTRRRGILRNAAIVLGNQGDPAAIPALRQGCLQDPESLVRGAAAWALGQIATPESHAVLIGAAETEIDPEVREEISAAIASIKK, encoded by the coding sequence ATCGAACCTGCCCTCTCCTCAGTCGATCCTGTCGAATTAGCGGCATGGCTTCGGCAGCAAGCTAGCGACCACGGATTCCATCTGTTCGGGATTACGCAGGCGGCAACTCCTAACGGTTTCCACCACCTGTCCGACTGGATTGAGGCGGGCTACGCGGCGGAGATGGACTACATTCCCAAACGGTTGACCGCGTATGAACACCCTCGCCATGTCATGGAAGGGGCTCAGTCGCTTGTCATGCTGGGGTTTCCGTACCGGACCAGTTCCCCACGGACGCCTGGCCCGCTGCAGGGAAGAGTCGCCAAATACGCTTGGGGATCGGCTGACTACCACGATCTAATTCACGCGCGGCTGAAACAAATTAAAAAAACGCTGGCGAAAAACCACCCGGCGATTGGTTGTCGCGGCGTGGTCGATTCGGCTCCGCTTATGGAACGAGAGTTCGCTGAACTTGCCGGACTGGGCTGGACCGGCAAAAACACATTGCTGATCAACAAGCTGGAGGGAAGCTATTTTTTGCTTAGCTGTCTGCTGCTAGATGTCCCCCTTCCCGCTAGCCTTCCTCATGCGACCGACCACTGTGGCACCTGCCAGCGATGCCTGGAAGCCTGTCCGACCGACGCCTTTGTTTCGCCCGGAATCCTCGATAGCCGGCGATGCATCAGCTATCTGACGATCGAACATCGCGACCCCATCCCGCATGATCTGCGGCCCCTGATGGGGGACTGGCTTTTTGGCTGCGATGTTTGCCAAGACGTTTGTCCCTGGAATCGGCGTGGGTCGGAGGCCACCGACGAAGCGTTCGAGGCCGCCGAAGATTTAAATCCCATCGATCTACCTGGATTGTTCGAATGGGATGACGATCAATTTCGCGCACGTTTTCGCAAATCGCCACTTTGGCGGACTCGTCGTCGAGGCATTTTGCGGAATGCTGCCATTGTGCTAGGCAACCAGGGCGACCCTGCAGCGATCCCGGCACTCCGCCAGGGCTGCCTGCAAGACCCCGAATCGCTGGTCCGCGGGGCCGCTGCCTGGGCGCTGGGACAAATCGCTACGCCTGAGTCCCATGCGGTGCTAATCGGGGCAGCGGAGACCGAAATCGATCCTGAGGTCCGCGAAGAGATTTCCGCTGCGATTGCTAGCATAAAAAAATAG
- a CDS encoding metallophosphoesterase family protein, whose product MAAESFRFLHASDFHLERPMGDLDELPPHLLETLANAPWKAAEAVFDAAIVENVDFLVLAGDLLNPAMAGPRGISLLIDGFERLDAEGISVFWAAGETDDPQKWPEAISLPKNVTLFPRGRTESIPVVRGGNTICMVIGRSSEGRSTVHVPSYRIDPTDYFTVAIGVGGADAAALAEGRFDYWALGGRHQRQELEDGATVGAYYCGSPQGRSLDEPGAHGYSIVDVDSDGNGRVRHVDCDTFRYCHIHGDATEISMAGDIRQFLSQRIQRLQHEQGDRNLLIGWDLALAGGDAIQAVGDPAQLLKWLRQEYGHGKPSAWTVNLKVHPPKTYPKSWQEEDTILGDFLRVTERHRKSSGSELNLKPATEEHVGLPSTSDTLLAEPTATVRAELLDQAALLGVELLRGGKVNLS is encoded by the coding sequence ATGGCTGCTGAATCATTCCGTTTTTTGCACGCAAGCGACTTTCATCTTGAGCGTCCTATGGGGGACCTTGATGAACTTCCGCCGCACTTGCTGGAAACATTGGCCAATGCGCCATGGAAAGCAGCCGAAGCGGTTTTCGATGCGGCGATCGTTGAGAACGTCGACTTTCTGGTATTGGCAGGCGACCTTTTAAATCCAGCGATGGCAGGTCCACGTGGGATCTCGTTGCTGATCGATGGTTTCGAACGTTTAGACGCCGAAGGCATCTCGGTTTTCTGGGCAGCGGGCGAAACCGACGACCCACAAAAATGGCCGGAAGCGATTTCGTTGCCAAAAAACGTGACCCTCTTTCCACGCGGTCGAACCGAATCGATCCCTGTGGTTCGCGGCGGCAATACAATCTGCATGGTCATCGGACGCAGCAGTGAAGGGCGGTCAACCGTGCACGTTCCTTCGTATCGCATCGATCCGACGGACTATTTCACCGTGGCGATCGGAGTGGGTGGCGCGGATGCCGCTGCTCTGGCCGAAGGACGGTTTGATTACTGGGCCCTCGGCGGCCGCCATCAACGTCAAGAATTAGAAGACGGGGCAACCGTCGGCGCGTATTACTGTGGATCACCACAAGGACGCAGCCTGGACGAACCTGGCGCCCACGGTTATTCGATCGTGGATGTCGATTCCGACGGAAACGGACGCGTCCGCCACGTCGACTGCGACACATTCCGCTACTGCCATATCCACGGGGACGCAACCGAGATCTCCATGGCCGGCGACATTCGCCAGTTCCTCAGTCAGCGGATTCAGCGGTTGCAGCATGAACAAGGGGACCGCAACCTTCTTATCGGTTGGGATTTGGCTCTTGCCGGAGGCGACGCAATCCAAGCGGTTGGCGACCCTGCACAGCTTTTAAAATGGCTACGGCAGGAATACGGCCACGGCAAACCATCGGCTTGGACGGTCAATCTGAAAGTCCATCCGCCGAAAACCTATCCCAAAAGCTGGCAAGAGGAAGACACGATCCTGGGCGATTTTTTACGAGTCACCGAGCGGCATCGCAAGTCCTCTGGCAGCGAATTGAACCTCAAGCCGGCAACCGAAGAACATGTCGGATTGCCCTCAACCAGCGACACCCTGCTTGCGGAACCAACCGCAACGGTAAGGGCAGAATTGCTTGACCAAGCAGCGCTCCTCGGTGTCGAACTGCTGCGTGGCGGGAAGGTCAATTTAAGTTGA